One window from the genome of Candidatus Zixiibacteriota bacterium encodes:
- a CDS encoding UbiA family prenyltransferase has translation MRWLDYLFAARPLLHVPVWSIYLVSLHYHQMASGREFHGEDLATPALLSLLCAGAYYLNQVYDREGDALNGKLGFLGPGRLSERGLLGAHLALSVLALAGAALLSWGLLLVFAQLLVLGYIYSAPPLRLKDRPFWGLAANAWSFGLLIPLTVMRDLSEHTVGLLGGDTPVYFLLAVGGTYLLTTIPDRAGDGATGKRTLAVVWPVGWVKAAALALTGLAAAVAWRGGLAELAGVALISLAPIAVTLLAPSPSSERLAAKAPIAILTLAAGWWFPAYLIFVVVLAAATSVYYRARFNQIYPRLT, from the coding sequence GTGCGGTGGCTCGATTACCTATTTGCCGCCCGGCCGCTTCTCCACGTGCCGGTCTGGTCGATTTACCTGGTCTCGCTGCACTACCACCAGATGGCGTCGGGGAGAGAATTTCACGGCGAAGATCTGGCGACTCCGGCGCTGTTGAGTCTGCTCTGCGCCGGCGCCTACTATCTGAACCAGGTGTATGATCGGGAGGGGGATGCGCTCAACGGGAAGCTGGGATTTCTCGGGCCGGGACGCCTGAGCGAACGCGGCCTGCTCGGCGCCCACCTGGCGCTCTCGGTCCTTGCGCTGGCGGGCGCGGCGCTCCTCTCGTGGGGCTTGTTGCTGGTGTTCGCCCAGCTCCTCGTGCTCGGCTACATTTATTCGGCGCCGCCGCTGCGGCTGAAGGACCGGCCGTTCTGGGGGCTGGCGGCCAACGCCTGGAGCTTCGGCTTGCTCATCCCGCTGACCGTGATGCGGGATCTGTCGGAGCACACCGTGGGGCTGCTGGGCGGCGACACGCCCGTGTATTTCCTTCTCGCAGTGGGGGGCACGTACCTTCTGACCACCATCCCGGACCGCGCCGGCGACGGGGCGACGGGGAAGCGGACGCTGGCGGTGGTCTGGCCGGTGGGGTGGGTGAAAGCGGCGGCGCTGGCGTTGACGGGGCTGGCGGCGGCCGTGGCGTGGCGCGGAGGGTTGGCCGAACTGGCCGGGGTCGCCCTTATCTCGCTGGCGCCGATAGCAGTAACGCTCCTGGCCCCAAGCCCATCGAGCGAACGCCTGGCGGCCAAAGCCCCGATCGCGATCCTGACCCTGGCGGCCGGATGGTGGTTTCCCGCATACCTCATCTTTGTCGTTGTGCTGGCGGCCGCCACCAGCGTATACTACCGGGCGAGGTTTAACCAGATTTATCCACGATTGACGTGA
- a CDS encoding phosphatidate cytidylyltransferase, whose amino-acid sequence MSRNLALRILVAALFIPAILWIGYAGGWWLYAMLLVFLTVGLGEYLIREGYRLDRPVFWLTEATAVAVYSVVALPRLGVEGLGEFVIYRWHVAAAGLLAAFFLVSGMLFTLGKRPPAELFTRHCRLCWGLAYLSITWPIVFLVGSGVAGQHGGDSLLFLFGLLWVGDTAAMAVGKGLGRHKLSPAVSPNKTVEGFIGGIAGAAAIGVVMYFWKFEGLGLGHALAAAVGASVCGQLGDLVESMWKRSVGVKDSSAIIPGHGGVLDRFDSLLFAAPFLLLYFTLIR is encoded by the coding sequence ATGAGCCGCAACCTGGCCTTGCGAATTCTCGTCGCCGCCCTCTTCATCCCGGCCATCCTCTGGATCGGCTACGCGGGCGGGTGGTGGCTCTACGCCATGCTGCTGGTGTTTCTGACGGTCGGGCTCGGCGAGTATCTCATCCGCGAGGGCTATCGCCTCGACCGTCCGGTATTCTGGCTGACGGAAGCCACAGCGGTGGCGGTTTATTCGGTGGTCGCGCTCCCCCGGCTGGGGGTCGAGGGTCTGGGTGAATTCGTGATCTACCGGTGGCACGTCGCGGCGGCCGGACTCCTGGCGGCTTTCTTCCTCGTCTCGGGCATGCTGTTCACGCTGGGCAAACGGCCGCCGGCGGAGTTGTTCACGCGCCACTGCCGGCTGTGCTGGGGACTGGCGTACCTGAGCATCACCTGGCCGATCGTCTTTCTCGTCGGGAGCGGAGTCGCGGGTCAGCACGGCGGCGATTCGCTGCTGTTTCTGTTCGGGCTTCTGTGGGTGGGGGACACGGCGGCCATGGCCGTGGGCAAAGGACTGGGGCGGCACAAACTCTCGCCCGCGGTGTCGCCGAACAAGACCGTGGAGGGGTTCATCGGGGGGATCGCGGGAGCGGCGGCGATCGGGGTCGTGATGTATTTCTGGAAATTCGAAGGGCTTGGCCTGGGGCATGCGCTCGCGGCAGCCGTGGGCGCCAGCGTGTGCGGGCAACTGGGCGACCTGGTCGAATCGATGTGGAAACGGTCGGTCGGGGTGAAGGATTCGTCGGCGATCATCCCCGGCCACGGCGGTGTGCTCGACCGCTTCGACTCGCTTCTGTTCGCGGCCCCGTTTCTCCTTCTGTATTTCACCCTCATCAGATGA
- a CDS encoding isoprenyl transferase has protein sequence MAADADRLKDQVLARPDRIPRHVAIIMDGNGRWAAKRNKPRTYGHEAGVKAVRATVRAAGELGIRYLTLYTFSSENWQRPRSEVAALMSLLSRTTRRELDELVKHDVKLITVGRVNGLSASRQRVLARAVEKTRRNKGLTLCLALNYGGRTEILDAVKAIAGAARAGMIDMPEITEELFSSFLYTAGLPDPDLLIRTSGEMRISNFLLWQTSYTELYVIDTLWPDFGRIELFQAVADYQRRERRFGKLSEKTRL, from the coding sequence ATGGCAGCGGACGCGGATCGACTCAAGGACCAGGTACTGGCGCGGCCGGACCGCATCCCCCGGCACGTGGCGATCATCATGGACGGCAACGGTCGGTGGGCGGCCAAGCGCAACAAGCCGCGGACCTACGGGCATGAGGCGGGGGTCAAGGCGGTGCGGGCGACGGTGCGGGCGGCCGGGGAACTGGGAATCCGCTACCTCACCCTCTACACGTTCTCCTCGGAGAATTGGCAGCGGCCGCGGTCGGAAGTGGCCGCGCTCATGTCGCTGCTGTCGCGCACGACGCGGCGGGAACTCGATGAACTGGTCAAGCACGACGTCAAGCTGATCACGGTCGGGCGGGTGAACGGTCTTTCCGCCAGCCGCCAGCGGGTGCTCGCCCGGGCGGTCGAGAAAACGCGCCGGAACAAAGGGCTCACGCTCTGTCTCGCGCTCAACTACGGCGGGAGGACCGAGATTCTCGACGCCGTGAAAGCGATCGCCGGCGCCGCACGGGCGGGGATGATCGACATGCCTGAGATCACCGAAGAATTGTTTTCGAGCTTTCTCTACACCGCGGGGCTGCCCGACCCGGACCTCCTCATCCGGACTTCCGGGGAGATGCGGATCAGCAATTTTCTGCTGTGGCAGACGAGCTACACCGAGCTGTACGTGATCGACACGCTCTGGCCGGACTTCGGCCGAATCGAGTTGTTCCAGGCGGTGGCCGACTACCAGCGGCGCGAGCGGCGGTTCGGCAAGCTCAGCGAGAAAACCAGGTTATGA
- a CDS encoding CBS domain-containing protein, with translation MLVRDLLKTKTRAVITIVPEAVVARAMHLLLANRISCLPVVDSGGMLRGIISDKDIFRAAHDRDRDFKTIPVADLMTTDLIIGVLDDDIEYIAAVMTNNRIRHVPIIDDGRLANLLSIGDILKAQLRDLKVDNRYLRQYIDGAYPG, from the coding sequence ATGCTCGTCAGAGACCTTCTTAAAACCAAGACCCGGGCCGTGATCACGATTGTGCCCGAAGCCGTCGTCGCCCGCGCCATGCACCTCCTGCTGGCCAACCGCATCAGTTGCCTGCCGGTCGTCGACTCCGGGGGAATGCTCCGGGGCATCATCAGCGACAAAGACATCTTCCGGGCGGCCCATGACCGCGACCGCGACTTCAAGACCATCCCGGTCGCCGACCTCATGACGACCGACCTGATCATCGGCGTCCTCGACGACGACATTGAGTACATCGCGGCCGTCATGACCAACAACCGCATCCGCCACGTGCCGATCATCGACGATGGCCGGCTGGCGAACCTCCTTTCGATCGGGGACATCCTGAAAGCGCAGTTGCGCGACCTGAAAGTCGACAACCGCTACCTCCGGCAGTACATCGACGGCGCGTATCCCGGCTGA
- a CDS encoding aminotransferase class V-fold PLP-dependent enzyme yields the protein MADLLSYRRHFDSLSRCCYLISNSLGAMPNAARSAAAAYADQWAARGVRAWHDEWWELPRTVGDHIGAFMHAAPDTVAMQPNVTTAEAVILSCFDFAAPRNKIVMVDMEFPSIKYLCQEWAAARGGRVEIVPCPDGVTVPTERLLEAIDEATLLVPISHVLFRSSFIIDAPAVIEKAHRVGARVVLDVYQSLGSIPVDLGALDADFAVGGCLKWLCGGPGAAFLYVRPDLIGSLRPSFTGWLAHDAPFAFEPPPIRRAAGSYRFLNGTPVIPALYTCRPGLDLVSEIGIERIRAHSQAMTARLLELARLRGWKTTAPEDPARRAGTVAIDLDHGLAIATELNARSFLCDYRPRAGIRLSPHFYNTEREIEDVIAAIETIIAEGAYRKHLGEDRVVT from the coding sequence ATGGCCGATCTTCTGAGCTATCGCCGGCATTTCGATTCCCTGAGCCGTTGCTGCTACCTCATCTCCAACTCTCTCGGAGCCATGCCCAACGCCGCCCGCTCCGCGGCCGCCGCCTACGCCGACCAATGGGCCGCCCGGGGGGTGCGGGCCTGGCACGACGAGTGGTGGGAGTTGCCCCGCACTGTCGGCGATCACATCGGCGCTTTCATGCACGCCGCCCCCGACACCGTCGCCATGCAGCCGAACGTCACCACCGCCGAGGCTGTCATCCTCTCCTGCTTCGACTTCGCCGCCCCCCGTAACAAGATCGTCATGGTCGACATGGAATTCCCCTCGATCAAGTATCTCTGCCAGGAGTGGGCCGCTGCCCGCGGCGGCCGTGTCGAGATCGTGCCCTGCCCCGACGGCGTCACGGTCCCGACCGAGCGCCTCCTCGAGGCCATTGACGAGGCCACGCTGCTGGTTCCCATCTCGCACGTCCTTTTCCGCAGCTCGTTCATCATCGATGCCCCGGCCGTCATCGAGAAGGCCCATCGCGTGGGCGCCCGGGTGGTTCTCGACGTTTACCAGTCGCTCGGTTCGATTCCGGTCGACCTCGGCGCCCTTGATGCCGACTTCGCCGTTGGCGGCTGCCTCAAATGGCTGTGCGGCGGTCCCGGCGCCGCGTTCCTCTATGTCCGTCCCGACCTCATCGGCTCCCTCCGCCCGAGCTTCACCGGCTGGCTGGCCCACGATGCCCCGTTTGCCTTTGAGCCGCCGCCGATCCGCCGCGCCGCGGGCTCCTACCGCTTCCTGAACGGCACCCCGGTCATTCCGGCTCTCTACACGTGCCGTCCCGGCCTCGATCTCGTCTCGGAGATCGGCATCGAACGCATCCGCGCGCACTCGCAGGCGATGACCGCCCGCCTTCTCGAGCTGGCCCGCCTCCGCGGCTGGAAAACCACCGCTCCGGAGGATCCCGCGCGCCGCGCCGGCACGGTCGCCATCGATCTCGACCACGGTCTGGCGATCGCCACCGAGCTCAACGCCCGCAGCTTCCTGTGCGATTACCGCCCCCGGGCCGGCATCCGCCTCTCGCCGCACTTCTACAACACCGAACGGGAGATCGAGGACGTGATCGCCGCGATCGAAACCATCATCGCCGAGGGCGCCTACCGAAAGCACCTCGGGGAAGACCGCGTGGTTACCTGA
- a CDS encoding cyclase family protein, with product MASLIDISQPLVAGMAVWPGDAPFRPFWTARLAETGSVNIGGVTMSLHTGTHLDAPKHFRDSGSPVADLSLDPCVGEAVVFDLASARGPLDTEAILPELLASLKDNFAPRVLLKTGTGGDGRTFPGSFSHLTLPAACFLADLGVRLIGVDTPSVDRVDSRDMGVHHLLADRGIVILEGLVLRHVVPGRYELIALPLKFADMDASPVRAVLRTLD from the coding sequence ATGGCAAGTCTGATCGATATCTCGCAGCCGCTCGTCGCCGGCATGGCGGTCTGGCCGGGCGATGCCCCTTTCCGGCCCTTCTGGACCGCGCGGCTGGCCGAGACCGGCTCGGTCAACATCGGCGGCGTAACCATGAGCCTTCACACCGGCACCCACCTCGACGCCCCCAAGCATTTCCGCGACTCGGGGTCCCCTGTGGCCGACCTGAGTCTCGACCCGTGCGTCGGCGAGGCTGTCGTCTTCGACCTTGCATCCGCCCGCGGGCCGCTCGACACCGAGGCGATTCTCCCCGAACTCCTCGCCAGTCTGAAAGATAACTTCGCCCCGCGGGTGCTGCTGAAGACCGGGACCGGCGGCGACGGTCGGACCTTTCCGGGGTCGTTCTCCCACCTCACTCTCCCGGCGGCCTGCTTCCTGGCCGACCTCGGCGTGCGGCTCATCGGCGTCGACACCCCCTCCGTCGATCGCGTCGACTCCCGTGATATGGGCGTGCACCATCTCCTCGCCGACCGCGGCATCGTCATTCTCGAGGGTCTCGTGCTAAGGCACGTGGTCCCCGGCCGCTACGAGCTGATCGCCCTGCCGCTCAAATTCGCGGACATGGACGCTTCGCCGGTCCGCGCCGTCCTCCGAACTCTCGATTGA
- a CDS encoding energy transducer TonB — protein sequence MTALRIILLVTLAVLPAGCVRDFFPGRVDRESFSFYAGPCDTPPAPADSAFDTRLQPQVIRRPADAYPPLPPWAATAGSVRLRVLVGCDGRVIESVVSTSSGSPILDAAAREGVALCRFAPAVENNRPVASWIRVRYDFLPPRADGARLRR from the coding sequence ATGACAGCGCTTCGCATCATACTTCTGGTCACCCTTGCGGTTCTCCCGGCCGGATGCGTCCGCGATTTTTTCCCCGGCCGCGTCGACCGGGAGAGCTTCAGCTTCTACGCCGGGCCGTGCGACACGCCGCCCGCCCCCGCCGACAGCGCTTTCGACACCCGCCTCCAGCCCCAGGTGATCCGCCGGCCTGCCGACGCCTACCCGCCGCTGCCGCCGTGGGCCGCGACCGCCGGGAGCGTCCGCCTCCGCGTGCTGGTGGGCTGCGACGGGCGCGTCATCGAGAGCGTGGTGAGCACCTCGAGCGGATCGCCGATTCTCGACGCGGCCGCCCGGGAGGGCGTCGCGCTCTGCCGGTTCGCCCCGGCGGTCGAGAACAACCGCCCGGTCGCCTCCTGGATTCGCGTGCGCTATGACTTCCTCCCGCCGCGCGCCGACGGCGCCCGCCTCCGCCGCTAG
- a CDS encoding tail fiber domain-containing protein gives MFYRQGVFHVDAAHAVHGRPRGGELRLGPGLESVTDSSIRALSSATAGSITLVGPMEPGIPPVPPSTITLMTKAGASIGVGTDLPTKALHVVGNICSAGSIGACSDVRFKNDIEPLDGALPPVDRLTGVRYSWRVEDFAEIHFGTDRQVGLVAQEVRKVLPEAVTEQSDGSLTVDYSRLTPVLIQAIKELRSENESLKERVEAPERT, from the coding sequence GTGTTCTATCGGCAAGGAGTCTTCCATGTCGATGCGGCGCATGCTGTGCACGGCCGCCCTCGCGGCGGCGAACTCCGTCTCGGACCGGGCCTCGAGTCCGTCACCGACTCCTCCATCAGGGCCCTTTCGTCCGCCACGGCCGGCTCGATCACGCTCGTGGGTCCCATGGAGCCGGGCATTCCCCCGGTCCCGCCGAGCACGATTACCTTGATGACCAAGGCCGGCGCGAGCATCGGTGTCGGCACTGACCTCCCCACCAAGGCCCTGCACGTGGTCGGCAACATCTGCTCCGCCGGCTCTATCGGCGCCTGCTCCGATGTCCGCTTCAAGAATGACATCGAGCCGCTCGACGGTGCCCTGCCGCCGGTCGACCGGCTCACCGGCGTCCGCTACTCCTGGCGCGTTGAGGACTTCGCCGAGATCCATTTCGGCACCGATCGCCAGGTCGGCCTCGTGGCCCAGGAGGTCCGGAAAGTGCTCCCCGAGGCCGTCACCGAGCAATCGGACGGATCTCTGACGGTCGACTACAGCCGCCTGACGCCCGTGCTGATACAGGCGATCAAGGAACTCCGGTCCGAAAACGAGTCGCTCAAAGAACGGGTGGAGGCGCCGGAGAGGACGTAG
- a CDS encoding energy transducer TonB, with the protein MKSVWLICSCVLLLVAAPLVCTPVGAADEEPADSLSAPTPDDFVAVDRMPEVIHSEQPVYPPEAREKGIEGSLYIRALIDTAGVPSRVKVQKSSGIPALDSSAVDAAGKNRYTPAVYEGKPVSVWISYKVVFALGDKPK; encoded by the coding sequence ATGAAAAGCGTCTGGCTGATCTGTTCCTGCGTCCTGCTTTTGGTCGCCGCGCCGCTGGTGTGCACGCCGGTCGGCGCCGCCGATGAAGAACCCGCCGACAGTCTGTCCGCGCCGACGCCCGATGATTTCGTGGCCGTCGACCGGATGCCCGAGGTCATCCACAGCGAACAGCCGGTGTACCCGCCGGAGGCCCGGGAGAAGGGAATCGAAGGCTCCCTCTATATCCGGGCGCTCATCGACACGGCCGGCGTTCCTTCGCGGGTGAAAGTGCAGAAGTCGTCGGGCATCCCGGCGCTCGACAGCAGCGCGGTCGACGCCGCCGGCAAGAACCGCTACACCCCCGCAGTTTACGAAGGCAAACCCGTGAGTGTCTGGATCTCCTACAAGGTCGTGTTTGCCCTCGGGGACAAGCCGAAATGA
- the icd gene encoding isocitrate dehydrogenase (NADP(+)), producing the protein MAKYKHIVVPSEGTRIVVKNKQLQIPDEPIIPFIEGDGTGRDIWKATRRVVDAAVEKAYGGRKRIVWMEIYAGEKANELYKEWLPDETVDAIRKYVVALKGPLTTPIGGGFRSLNVSLRQFLNLYACVRPVRYFRGVGSPVCHPEKLNVVIFRENTEDVYAGIEWQKGSKEAQKVIAWLNKNMKQAIRTDSGIGIKPISMTGTTRLVRKAIKYALEKKHKSVTLVHKGNIMKYTEGAFRDWGYRVAKKEFGAHTITEDELWSKYDGKQPEGKLLIKDRIADSMFQQILTRPDEYEILATPNLNGDYLSDACAAQVGGLGMAPGANIGDFVALFEATHGTAPKYADKDMINPGSLILSAAMMLDYLNWPEAGALIHSALQTTIDRKTVTYDLERQMPGATKVGTAEFGMQIIKNM; encoded by the coding sequence ATGGCGAAGTACAAGCATATCGTCGTCCCGAGCGAGGGGACGCGCATCGTCGTCAAGAACAAACAGCTCCAGATCCCCGATGAGCCGATCATCCCGTTTATCGAGGGAGACGGCACCGGGCGGGATATCTGGAAAGCGACGCGGCGGGTCGTCGATGCGGCGGTTGAGAAGGCCTACGGCGGCAGGAAGCGGATCGTGTGGATGGAGATCTACGCGGGGGAGAAGGCCAACGAGCTGTACAAGGAGTGGCTGCCGGACGAGACCGTGGATGCGATCCGCAAATACGTGGTGGCGCTCAAGGGGCCGCTCACCACGCCGATCGGGGGCGGGTTCCGCTCGCTCAACGTGAGCCTGCGCCAGTTCCTCAACCTCTACGCCTGCGTCCGGCCGGTGCGCTATTTCCGCGGCGTCGGGTCACCCGTCTGCCACCCGGAGAAGCTCAACGTCGTCATCTTCCGCGAAAACACGGAAGACGTCTACGCCGGGATCGAGTGGCAGAAGGGGTCGAAGGAGGCGCAGAAAGTGATCGCCTGGCTGAACAAGAACATGAAGCAGGCGATCCGGACCGACAGCGGGATCGGAATCAAGCCGATCTCGATGACCGGGACCACCCGGCTGGTGCGCAAAGCGATCAAGTACGCGCTGGAGAAGAAGCACAAATCGGTGACTTTGGTGCACAAGGGGAACATCATGAAGTACACCGAGGGCGCGTTCCGCGACTGGGGATACCGGGTGGCGAAGAAGGAGTTCGGCGCCCACACGATCACCGAGGACGAGCTGTGGTCGAAGTACGACGGGAAGCAGCCGGAGGGCAAGCTGCTGATCAAGGACCGGATCGCCGATTCGATGTTCCAGCAGATTCTCACCCGGCCGGACGAGTACGAGATCCTGGCGACGCCGAATCTGAACGGGGACTACCTGTCGGATGCGTGCGCCGCGCAGGTCGGGGGCCTGGGGATGGCGCCGGGCGCGAACATCGGCGATTTCGTGGCCCTGTTCGAGGCGACCCACGGCACGGCGCCCAAGTACGCCGACAAGGACATGATCAACCCCGGCTCGCTGATCCTGTCGGCGGCGATGATGCTGGATTACCTGAACTGGCCCGAGGCCGGTGCATTGATTCACTCGGCGCTGCAGACGACGATCGACCGGAAGACGGTCACCTACGACCTGGAACGCCAGATGCCGGGGGCGACCAAGGTCGGGACGGCGGAGTTCGGAATGCAGATCATCAAGAACATGTAG
- the mdh gene encoding malate dehydrogenase, with amino-acid sequence MNRKIAVVGAGNVGASCAMYLAEANLADVAMVDIIEGLPQGKGLDLSQAGPVRGYNAMIDGSNDMAAVKGADIVVMTAGLARKPGMTREDLLTKNAEIVGGVAKEIKKHAPKAYVIVVSNPLDLMTYHMMKVTGFPKERVIGQAGVLDSTRFRTFVAMELGVAMADVQAMVLGGHGDTMVPLSRYTTVAGIPIGELIPKERIKAIEERTANGGGEIVKLLKTGSAYYAPAAATVQMVRAILNDEKRLLPCSCYLTGEYGIEDMHIGVPCILGAKGVEKILELKLNKAELTSLQKSAATYKEHMKIMGY; translated from the coding sequence ATGAACAGAAAGATCGCCGTAGTAGGAGCCGGGAATGTGGGTGCGTCGTGCGCGATGTACCTGGCCGAGGCGAACCTGGCCGATGTCGCGATGGTCGACATCATTGAGGGGCTGCCCCAGGGGAAGGGGCTCGACCTGAGCCAGGCCGGGCCGGTGCGCGGGTACAACGCCATGATCGACGGGTCGAACGACATGGCGGCTGTCAAGGGCGCGGACATTGTAGTGATGACGGCCGGGCTGGCCCGCAAGCCGGGCATGACGCGCGAGGATCTGCTGACCAAGAACGCCGAGATCGTGGGCGGCGTGGCCAAGGAGATCAAGAAGCACGCGCCCAAAGCCTACGTGATCGTGGTCTCCAACCCGCTCGACCTGATGACCTACCACATGATGAAAGTGACGGGCTTCCCCAAGGAGCGTGTCATCGGCCAGGCCGGCGTGCTGGATTCGACACGCTTCCGCACATTCGTGGCCATGGAGCTGGGGGTGGCGATGGCCGACGTGCAGGCGATGGTGCTCGGGGGACACGGCGACACGATGGTGCCGCTGTCGCGCTACACGACCGTGGCGGGCATCCCGATCGGCGAGCTGATCCCGAAAGAGCGGATCAAGGCGATCGAGGAACGGACGGCCAACGGGGGCGGCGAGATCGTCAAGCTGCTCAAAACCGGGTCGGCCTACTACGCACCGGCGGCAGCGACCGTGCAGATGGTGCGGGCGATCCTCAACGATGAGAAGCGTCTCCTGCCGTGCTCGTGCTACCTCACGGGCGAGTACGGGATCGAGGACATGCACATCGGCGTGCCGTGCATTCTCGGCGCCAAGGGTGTGGAGAAGATCCTCGAGCTGAAGTTGAACAAGGCGGAACTGACGTCGCTGCAGAAGTCGGCGGCCACTTACAAAGAACACATGAAGATCATGGGATACTAG
- a CDS encoding DUF2088 domain-containing protein yields the protein MQQVALHYGRGELVLAIPDEYAVTAFAPRPADEPVTYERFRAEFIGRGGLAAIRGEPVVVVNDGFRRTPTALVLEWLDRIDSGLLDRASFLAATGTHGTPSEEDWGKIFGRFRERVRARTAVHDCRDAGSMTRLGEDPLGGEVYVNRAVLGTRPVVVIGSVEPHYFAGYTGGRKGIFPGMVDLATTERNHNLARAMAAAPLRLAGNPVAEHLQALMDRIDGARFFSIQAVLDAAQRVAGVFCGGMTESFQRATVLADQIYAFRGAGPFGTVLAELRPPLDRNLYQLQKAVENCQAAVADGGALVVVSACAEGMGSPHFADLATRWDPGGNAPRDGGPATFGSHKLSRVVAIARRIAVRVHTEMKDDEVRRVFYEPLDNVANFLYLRRDACENNNLAVVYDAGHTVLTA from the coding sequence ATGCAGCAGGTGGCGCTTCACTACGGGCGGGGAGAACTGGTCCTCGCCATTCCCGACGAGTACGCGGTCACCGCCTTCGCCCCCCGGCCGGCGGACGAGCCGGTCACCTACGAGCGGTTCCGCGCGGAGTTCATCGGACGGGGCGGGCTTGCGGCGATCCGGGGAGAGCCGGTCGTGGTGGTCAACGACGGTTTTCGCCGCACGCCCACGGCGCTCGTGCTCGAGTGGCTCGACCGGATCGACTCCGGACTCCTGGACCGGGCGTCATTTCTGGCGGCCACGGGAACGCACGGGACGCCGAGCGAGGAGGACTGGGGGAAGATTTTCGGCCGCTTCCGGGAGCGGGTGCGGGCGCGGACGGCCGTCCACGACTGCCGCGACGCCGGATCGATGACGCGGCTGGGAGAGGACCCGCTGGGCGGCGAGGTCTATGTCAATCGGGCGGTGCTCGGGACGCGGCCGGTGGTGGTGATCGGATCGGTCGAGCCGCACTATTTCGCGGGCTACACCGGGGGGCGCAAGGGGATTTTCCCCGGCATGGTCGACCTGGCGACGACGGAGCGGAACCACAATTTGGCGCGGGCGATGGCGGCGGCGCCGCTTCGTCTGGCCGGGAACCCGGTGGCCGAGCATTTGCAGGCGCTCATGGACCGGATCGACGGGGCGAGGTTTTTCTCGATTCAGGCGGTGCTCGATGCGGCGCAGCGGGTTGCGGGCGTCTTCTGCGGAGGAATGACGGAGTCGTTCCAGCGGGCGACGGTCCTGGCCGACCAAATCTACGCTTTCCGCGGGGCGGGGCCGTTCGGGACGGTGCTGGCGGAACTCCGTCCGCCCCTGGACCGGAACCTGTACCAGCTTCAGAAAGCAGTCGAGAACTGTCAGGCGGCGGTGGCCGACGGGGGGGCGCTGGTCGTGGTCTCGGCCTGCGCGGAGGGGATGGGGTCGCCGCATTTTGCCGATTTGGCGACGCGCTGGGATCCGGGCGGCAATGCCCCGCGCGACGGCGGCCCGGCCACTTTCGGGTCGCACAAGCTGTCGCGGGTCGTGGCGATCGCCCGGCGCATTGCGGTGCGCGTCCACACGGAGATGAAAGATGACGAAGTGAGGCGGGTGTTTTACGAACCGCTTGACAACGTGGCGAACTTTTTGTACTTAAGGCGCGACGCATGTGAAAATAATAACTTAGCGGTTGTATATGACGCGGGCCACACGGTTCTCACTGCATAA
- the ndk gene encoding nucleoside-diphosphate kinase, which produces MNRTLLIIKPDATERNLIGHVIGRLERAHFRIIAMRMERLTAAEAERFYEVHRERPFFRSLVAFMTSGPVVSMVLEKENAVADLRTLMGATNPAQAACGTIRQEIGVNVEKNSVHGSDSEENAQREIAFFFESPV; this is translated from the coding sequence TTGAACAGGACGCTGCTGATAATCAAACCGGATGCGACGGAGCGGAATCTGATCGGGCATGTGATCGGCCGGCTCGAACGGGCGCATTTCAGGATCATCGCCATGCGCATGGAGCGGCTGACCGCCGCAGAGGCGGAACGGTTCTACGAGGTGCACCGGGAGCGCCCGTTCTTCCGTTCGCTCGTGGCTTTCATGACGTCCGGCCCGGTGGTGTCGATGGTGCTGGAGAAGGAGAATGCCGTGGCCGATCTCCGCACGCTCATGGGGGCGACCAACCCGGCCCAGGCGGCGTGCGGGACGATTCGGCAGGAGATCGGCGTGAACGTGGAGAAGAACTCGGTGCACGGCTCCGACTCCGAGGAGAATGCGCAGCGCGAGATCGCGTTCTTCTTTGAAAGTCCGGTGTAA